The Stigmatopora argus isolate UIUO_Sarg chromosome 16, RoL_Sarg_1.0, whole genome shotgun sequence genome has a window encoding:
- the LOC144091263 gene encoding putative G-protein coupled receptor 21: MMNSSLEPLKQSSADLSNLSAPFCLLEISYSKIITTCLLEVSVILLLTVLIISGNLVVIFVFHCAPLLSQHTTSAFIQTMAYADLLVGVSCLFPSLSLLHRLQGLDPKLTCQVFGYMVSVLKSVSMASLACVSVDRYIAITQPLTYAALVTPCRVRCCIVLIWLYSALVFLPSFLGWGKPGYHGDVVEWCAVKWSTQPAFTTFIVGLLYAPAALTVCFTYGNIFKICRQHTREISERQARYRPQKRREPGSISGSPVKETSDVDPRNSQKQHQQPFQNQPSPSTYPDRRYAMVLFRITSVFYLLWLPYIVYFLLESGGIYHHPAASFLTTWLAISNSFCNCLIYSLSNSAFRKGLKRLCSYCVQRSAGDFGPRKPPKSFIGSIEQGCAGMGFGSGGRGDVGIGTTCHV, encoded by the coding sequence ATGATGAATTCCTCCCTGGAACCGCTGAAGCAGAGCTCTGCCGACCTGTCCAACTTGTCGGCTCCGTTCTGCCTCCTGGAGATCAGCTACTCCAAAATCATCACCACCTGCTTGCTGGAAGTCTCCGTCATTCTCCTCCTGACGGTTCTGATTATTTCCGGCAACCTGGTGGTGATCTTCGTCTTTCACTGCGCCCCTTTGCTCAGCCAGCACACCACCAGCGCTTTCATCCAGACCATGGCCTACGCCGATTTGCTGGTGGGTGTCAGCTGCCTCTTCCCTTCCTTGTCACTACTTCATCGCCTCCAAGGACTCGACCCCAAACTCACCTGCCAGGTGTTCGGGTACATGGTGTCCGTTTTGAAGTCGGTCTCCATGGCGTCATTGGCGTGCGTGAGCGTGGACCGCTACATCGCCATCACGCAACCGCTGACCTACGCGGCTCTGGTCACGCCGTGTCGGGTGCGTTGCTGCATCGTCTTGATATGGTTGTACTCGGCGCTGGTGTTTCTCCCGTCGTTCCTCGGCTGGGGGAAACCGGGTTACCACGGGGATGTGGTAGAGTGGTGCGCCGTCAAATGGAGCACCCAGCCGGCGTTCACCACCTTCATCGTCGGGTTACTCTACGCCCCGGCCGCCCTCACCGTCTGCTTCACTTACGGCAACATCTTCAAGATCTGCCGCCAGCACACGCGGGAGATCAGCGAACGGCAGGCCCGTTACCGGCCCCAAAAGCGACGGGAGCCGGGCTCCATCTCCGGATCGCCGGTCAAGGAGACTAGCGACGTGGACCCGAGGAATTCACAGAAACAGCATCAGCAACCATTCCAAAATCAGCCATCGCCTTCGACGTACCCGGACAGACGCTACGCCATGGTACTGTTCCGCATCACCAGCGTTTTCTATCTACTCTGGTTGCCCTACATCGTTTACTTCCTGCTGGAaagcggtggaatttatcaccATCCCGCAGCGTCCTTCCTCACCACTTGGCTGGCCATCAGCAACAGCTTCTGCAATTGTCTCATCTACAGCCTGTCCAACTCGGCTTTTCGAAAGGGCCTCAAACGCCTCTGTTCCTACTGCGTACAGCGTAGCGCTGGCGACTTCGGGCCAAGGAAACCCCCAAAGTCCTTCATCGGTTCCATTGAACAGGGATGCGCCGGGATGGGGTTTGGATCGGGGGGCCGCGGAGACGTAGGGATCGGCACCACGTGTCATGTGTAG